A region of Myxococcus stipitatus DSM 14675 DNA encodes the following proteins:
- a CDS encoding MlaE family ABC transporter permease — protein sequence MSTGSPELNALRGVGGLGLDAVRGIGALALVAARTLLGLPRLERRELTRALVQFGFDSLPLAMATAALAGVIVVLQSGLYIQRFGARAFLGWASGYGVLWEFGPLLLGLIMSARIGARNAAELATMQVGGQIEGLRGIGLDPFAILVAPRVVAMELSMLAMSTFTFMVAILFEAVAALLTLDLPLRTFFGTFAHMLSPLDIAGGVVKTGIFGLAISLVSTAVGLSARGGAQAVGRAAASAVVQSCAAIFVLDFVLTLVLAGWMA from the coding sequence ATGAGCACCGGCAGCCCCGAGCTCAACGCGTTGCGAGGCGTCGGCGGTCTGGGACTCGACGCGGTCCGCGGCATCGGCGCACTGGCCCTGGTCGCGGCTCGCACCCTCCTGGGGCTCCCTCGATTGGAGCGGCGTGAGCTGACCCGCGCACTGGTGCAGTTCGGCTTCGATTCGCTCCCCCTCGCCATGGCCACGGCGGCGCTCGCGGGTGTCATCGTCGTGCTGCAATCGGGCCTCTACATCCAGCGCTTCGGCGCACGGGCCTTCCTCGGGTGGGCCTCGGGCTATGGCGTACTGTGGGAGTTCGGACCGCTGCTGCTCGGCCTCATCATGTCCGCTCGCATCGGCGCCCGGAACGCCGCGGAGCTCGCCACCATGCAGGTCGGCGGGCAGATCGAGGGCCTGCGCGGAATCGGGCTGGACCCCTTCGCCATCCTCGTGGCGCCTCGCGTGGTCGCCATGGAGCTGAGCATGCTCGCGATGAGCACGTTCACGTTCATGGTCGCCATCCTCTTCGAGGCCGTGGCCGCCCTCCTCACCCTCGACCTTCCCCTGCGGACCTTCTTCGGAACGTTCGCGCACATGCTGAGCCCCCTCGACATCGCGGGGGGCGTGGTGAAGACCGGCATCTTCGGACTCGCCATCTCGCTGGTTTCCACGGCGGTGGGACTCTCCGCACGAGGCGGCGCTCAAGCCGTCGGACGCGCGGCGGCGAGCGCCGTGGTTCAAAGCTGCGCCGCCATCTTCGTCCTCGACTTCGTCCTCACCCTCGTGCTCGCGGGGTGGATGGCATGA
- a CDS encoding efflux RND transporter permease subunit, with translation MSLTEACIKKPVLAWMIMAATIVFGLVAAGRIGVSQFPDVDYPTINISVSWEGANPEAVESDVIEPIEEAVTQVEGVTSIISTARQGSANITVELDLSRNVDAALQDVQAKVSQAQRQLPEDIDPPIVTKTNPEDNPIIQVGVSGPFSQQVVSDFARYRVKEKLQTVPGVGEVQMGGSLERNIRIWVDSNKLDALGLTVTDITSALQREHVELPAGRIETAGREVNVRVLGEALDLETLRKIVLREQGGQPVYLHDVALVEDGFEDVRRMARVNGTPAQGLGIKKQRGANAVAVAKGIRAELARIQKEAPEGMDVAVRFDSTQFIEESVHEIEFELLLACILTAFVCWLFLGSLSSTMNVVLAIPMSLLGTVAVIYFLGFTLNTFTLLGLALAVGIVVDDAIMVLENIFRHAEEGKDRVSAAREGTAEITFAALAATMAVIAIFLPVVFMKGIIGKFFLQFGVTLCVAVLLSYVEAITLAPARCAQLLKTSREGRSKVGVWVDKAFTKLEHVYGRALGWALKRPWRVLGGALLILGASVFAFRALPSEFVPSQDQSRLMVRMQTAVGSSIEETNQLMQRAEAFAASRPEVLSVFALVGAGGANGGFMMLTLKPPDERMPQAEFQQVLRKELNSYPGLRAVVQDLSQQGFSSQRGFPVEFSVRGSDWDELVKSSQEMREKVQASGKVVDVDTDYQVGMPELRIMPDRARAADLGVPMQAVATTINALVGGVRVGKYSTGGRRIDVRLRLMAGQRSRPEDLALLKVRTASGALVPLSTLVEQEERPALQAITRRDRERAISIFANVAPGSNQEDALAMVERLAKDLPGGVRVVPGGASVAFRDSMSSLFFALFLGIGVAYMVLGAQFNSFLHPVTVLTILPLSVAGAAFALLGTGSTLNIFSMIGLLLLMGIVKKNSIILVDYALQQRELGLNAVEAMARAGPVRLRPILMTSTATMMAAVPAALALGAGSETRAPMSIAVLGGLSVSTVLSLVVVPAFYVVADRMKTRLANWRGKRPDDETGGSGHPSREGGEEPRPAAHG, from the coding sequence ATGAGCTTGACGGAAGCGTGCATCAAGAAGCCCGTCCTCGCGTGGATGATCATGGCCGCCACCATCGTCTTCGGACTGGTGGCGGCGGGGCGCATCGGCGTCAGCCAGTTCCCGGACGTCGACTACCCCACCATCAACATCAGCGTGTCGTGGGAGGGCGCGAACCCGGAAGCCGTCGAGAGCGACGTCATCGAGCCCATCGAGGAGGCGGTGACGCAGGTGGAAGGCGTCACCAGCATCATCTCCACCGCGCGTCAGGGCTCGGCGAACATCACGGTGGAGCTGGACCTGTCGCGCAACGTGGACGCGGCGCTGCAGGACGTCCAGGCGAAGGTGAGTCAGGCACAGCGCCAGCTCCCCGAGGACATCGATCCGCCCATCGTCACGAAGACGAACCCCGAGGACAATCCCATCATCCAGGTGGGCGTGTCGGGGCCGTTCTCGCAGCAGGTGGTGAGTGACTTCGCGCGCTACCGCGTGAAGGAGAAGCTCCAGACGGTGCCGGGCGTGGGCGAGGTGCAGATGGGCGGCTCGTTGGAGCGCAACATCCGCATCTGGGTGGACTCGAACAAGCTGGACGCGCTGGGCCTCACGGTGACGGACATCACCTCGGCGCTCCAGCGGGAGCACGTGGAACTGCCCGCGGGTCGCATCGAGACGGCGGGGCGTGAAGTCAACGTGCGCGTCTTGGGCGAGGCGCTGGACTTGGAGACGCTGCGCAAGATCGTCCTCCGCGAACAGGGCGGGCAGCCGGTGTACCTGCACGACGTGGCGCTGGTGGAGGACGGCTTCGAGGACGTGCGGCGCATGGCGCGTGTCAACGGGACACCCGCGCAGGGCCTGGGCATCAAGAAGCAGCGCGGCGCCAACGCGGTGGCCGTGGCGAAGGGGATTCGCGCGGAGCTCGCGCGCATCCAGAAGGAAGCGCCGGAGGGCATGGACGTGGCGGTGCGGTTCGACTCGACGCAGTTCATCGAGGAGAGCGTGCACGAAATCGAGTTCGAGCTGCTCCTGGCCTGCATCCTCACCGCCTTCGTGTGCTGGCTGTTCCTGGGCTCGCTGTCGAGCACGATGAACGTGGTGCTGGCCATTCCCATGTCGTTGCTGGGGACGGTGGCCGTCATCTACTTCCTGGGCTTCACGCTCAACACCTTCACGCTGTTGGGGCTGGCGTTGGCGGTGGGCATCGTGGTGGACGACGCCATCATGGTGCTGGAGAACATCTTCCGGCATGCGGAGGAGGGGAAGGACCGGGTGAGCGCCGCGCGAGAGGGCACGGCGGAGATCACCTTCGCCGCGCTGGCCGCGACGATGGCCGTCATCGCCATCTTCCTGCCCGTGGTGTTCATGAAGGGCATCATCGGCAAGTTCTTCCTCCAGTTCGGCGTCACGCTGTGCGTCGCCGTGCTGCTGTCCTACGTGGAGGCCATCACCCTGGCGCCGGCGCGCTGCGCGCAGCTCTTGAAGACCTCGCGTGAGGGCCGCAGCAAGGTCGGCGTGTGGGTGGACAAGGCGTTCACGAAGCTCGAGCACGTCTATGGCCGGGCACTGGGCTGGGCCCTGAAGCGCCCCTGGCGGGTGCTGGGGGGAGCGCTGCTCATCCTGGGTGCCAGCGTGTTCGCGTTCCGCGCGCTCCCGAGCGAGTTTGTTCCGTCGCAGGACCAGAGCCGGTTGATGGTCCGCATGCAGACGGCGGTGGGCAGCAGCATCGAGGAGACGAACCAGCTCATGCAGCGCGCGGAGGCCTTCGCCGCGTCTCGTCCCGAGGTGCTGAGCGTCTTCGCGCTGGTGGGGGCGGGTGGGGCGAACGGCGGCTTCATGATGTTGACGTTGAAGCCGCCCGACGAACGGATGCCGCAGGCGGAGTTCCAGCAGGTGCTGCGCAAGGAGCTCAACAGCTATCCTGGCTTGCGCGCGGTGGTGCAGGACCTGTCGCAGCAGGGCTTCTCGTCGCAGCGCGGGTTCCCGGTGGAGTTCAGCGTCCGAGGCTCGGACTGGGATGAGCTGGTGAAGTCGAGCCAGGAGATGCGCGAGAAGGTCCAGGCGAGCGGCAAGGTCGTGGACGTGGACACCGACTACCAGGTGGGCATGCCCGAGCTGCGCATCATGCCGGACCGCGCGCGCGCGGCGGACCTGGGTGTTCCGATGCAGGCGGTGGCGACGACCATCAACGCGCTGGTGGGCGGCGTGCGCGTCGGCAAGTACAGCACGGGAGGGCGCCGCATCGACGTGCGCCTTCGCTTGATGGCGGGGCAGCGCTCGCGTCCGGAGGACCTGGCGCTTCTGAAGGTTCGCACGGCCAGTGGCGCGCTGGTGCCGCTGTCGACGTTGGTGGAGCAGGAGGAGCGGCCCGCGCTGCAGGCAATCACCCGGCGAGACCGGGAGCGGGCCATCAGCATCTTCGCCAACGTGGCGCCGGGCTCGAATCAGGAGGACGCGCTGGCGATGGTGGAGCGCCTGGCGAAGGACCTGCCAGGAGGCGTGCGCGTGGTCCCCGGGGGCGCGAGTGTGGCGTTCAGGGACTCGATGAGCAGCTTGTTCTTCGCGCTCTTCCTGGGGATTGGTGTCGCGTACATGGTGCTGGGAGCGCAGTTCAACTCGTTCCTGCACCCCGTCACGGTGCTCACGATTCTGCCGTTGTCGGTGGCGGGGGCGGCGTTCGCGCTCCTGGGAACGGGCAGCACGCTGAACATCTTCAGCATGATCGGCTTGTTGTTGCTGATGGGCATCGTGAAGAAGAACTCCATCATCCTGGTCGACTACGCGCTCCAGCAGCGGGAGCTGGGCTTGAACGCGGTGGAGGCGATGGCTCGGGCGGGCCCGGTTCGGCTGCGGCCCATCTTGATGACATCCACGGCGACGATGATGGCGGCGGTGCCCGCGGCGCTGGCCTTGGGGGCGGGCAGTGAGACGCGTGCACCCATGTCCATCGCCGTGTTGGGCGGCCTCTCTGTCTCCACGGTGTTGAGCCTGGTGGTGGTGCCTGCCTTCTACGTGGTGGCGGACCGGATGAAGACGCGGTTGGCCAACTGGAGGGGCAAGCGCCCGGATGATGAGACAGGTGGCTCCGGGCATCCCTCTCGTGAAGGAGGCGAGGAGCCTCGTCCGGCTGCTCACGGCTGA
- a CDS encoding efflux RND transporter periplasmic adaptor subunit translates to MRRAGTLTLAVAMLAVGACKKDDESPKGAAPSAGAKGGGRPGGGRGPLQFPVEVAPVEARDVEFVVNAVGSVEAFERVQITARVPGAVERVLFMEGQLVKKGDVLAEIEPARYAIAVRAAEATLARSRAALVEAKSGAERRSAVNQASPGLLPAEQLETFQTRALTAEAEVASSRAALDQAQLNQRDAYVRAPMDGVLQTRTVQTGQYVQAGVVLATLLRKDPLLLRFTVPEADVARIKPGLPARFSVRSESGLYTAKITHVAEAADEASRMVPVTAEVSAEDAKRLRPGAFASVAVPVETRGGSPVVPQTAVRASERGFLAFVVEGDKARERVLELGMRTSDGRVEVREGLKPGETLVVRGGEALRDGATVRVAEGKKPALTVEPRAEDGAGGGGARP, encoded by the coding sequence ATGCGACGCGCAGGAACGCTGACGCTGGCCGTGGCGATGCTGGCCGTGGGGGCATGCAAGAAGGACGACGAGTCCCCGAAGGGCGCGGCACCCTCCGCTGGAGCGAAGGGGGGCGGCCGTCCAGGAGGGGGCCGAGGCCCTCTCCAGTTCCCCGTCGAGGTCGCCCCTGTCGAGGCGCGCGACGTCGAGTTCGTCGTGAACGCGGTGGGCTCCGTCGAGGCCTTCGAGCGGGTGCAGATCACCGCCCGCGTGCCCGGCGCGGTGGAGCGAGTGCTCTTCATGGAAGGGCAGCTGGTGAAGAAGGGTGACGTGCTCGCGGAGATCGAGCCCGCGCGCTACGCCATCGCCGTGCGCGCGGCCGAGGCCACGCTGGCCCGTTCGCGCGCCGCGCTCGTGGAAGCGAAGTCCGGCGCCGAGCGACGCTCCGCCGTCAACCAGGCGAGCCCGGGGCTCCTGCCCGCGGAGCAGCTCGAGACGTTCCAGACGCGAGCGCTCACGGCGGAGGCGGAGGTGGCCTCCTCGCGAGCGGCGTTGGACCAGGCCCAGCTCAACCAGCGGGACGCCTACGTGCGAGCGCCGATGGACGGCGTGCTCCAGACGCGCACGGTGCAGACGGGCCAGTACGTCCAGGCGGGCGTGGTGCTCGCGACGTTGCTGCGCAAGGACCCGTTGCTCTTGCGCTTCACCGTGCCAGAGGCGGATGTGGCGCGCATCAAGCCGGGGCTTCCCGCGCGCTTCTCGGTGCGCTCGGAGAGTGGTTTGTACACGGCGAAGATCACCCACGTGGCGGAGGCCGCCGACGAGGCCAGTCGCATGGTCCCCGTGACGGCCGAGGTGTCCGCCGAGGACGCGAAGCGGCTGCGGCCGGGTGCGTTCGCCTCGGTGGCGGTGCCGGTGGAGACCCGGGGGGGCAGTCCCGTGGTGCCGCAGACGGCGGTGCGCGCGAGCGAGCGTGGCTTCCTGGCGTTCGTGGTGGAGGGCGACAAGGCGCGTGAGCGGGTCCTCGAGTTGGGCATGCGCACGTCGGATGGGCGGGTGGAGGTCCGCGAGGGCCTCAAGCCGGGCGAGACGCTGGTGGTGCGCGGCGGCGAGGCCCTGCGCGACGGCGCCACGGTGCGCGTAGCCGAAGGGAAGAAGCCCGCGTTGACGGTGGAGCCGCGCGCGGAGGACGGCGCTGGCGGAGGAGGTGCGCGGCCATGA
- a CDS encoding TolC family protein, with translation MFTVRNALAVPLCAWMALSPSESQSAPSDAPVAATASRDAADSAAGAANSARGAADSAPAETSATHGATMSLERAVSLAAERNESALAAQQRAQAAEARVARARAFFFPELSATGTYTRRSNQSTREVGGQRVVLQRYNAFGANIVARMTLFDARGFPLYRAARLEGEAVGLEAVEARRQVGFEAANAFLITLQEQQVFQAAEQRLAFARQSHADAAARAKGGLASTNDVTRAEVEVATAEVALISARNLAETSRLELGFLLVEPVEGGLAAPQGLLDDAARPLDAHNALIPGAVERRPDILASRLRVESLEANALEPLARLLPALGVAATYRLTNESGLTGRTGDGFLSADLTWNLFDGGERYAERHERVALARAAALEQQASTRRVDVDIQRARVALENAQAALTQSELATRAARRNAEEQGILYRQGLATALTVADASLQQFEAEVALARSRYALGVALLGLRAAVGLDPLGKEP, from the coding sequence ATGTTCACCGTCCGAAACGCCCTCGCCGTGCCCCTGTGTGCCTGGATGGCCTTGTCGCCGTCCGAGTCCCAGTCGGCACCGAGCGATGCACCCGTGGCCGCCACTGCCTCGCGCGACGCTGCGGATTCCGCAGCCGGGGCTGCGAATTCCGCACGGGGCGCTGCGGATTCCGCACCGGCCGAGACCTCGGCCACTCATGGTGCGACGATGTCGTTGGAGCGTGCGGTGTCGCTGGCGGCCGAGCGCAACGAGTCCGCGCTCGCGGCCCAGCAGCGAGCCCAGGCCGCCGAGGCCCGGGTGGCGCGTGCGCGCGCGTTCTTCTTCCCGGAGCTGTCCGCGACGGGCACGTACACGCGCCGCTCCAACCAGTCGACGCGTGAGGTCGGCGGTCAGCGCGTCGTGCTCCAGCGCTACAACGCCTTCGGCGCCAACATCGTCGCGCGCATGACGCTCTTCGACGCGCGTGGCTTCCCGCTCTATCGGGCGGCGCGGCTGGAGGGAGAAGCGGTGGGCCTGGAGGCCGTGGAGGCACGGCGTCAGGTGGGCTTCGAGGCCGCCAATGCCTTCCTCATCACCCTCCAGGAGCAGCAGGTCTTCCAGGCGGCGGAGCAGCGCCTTGCTTTCGCCCGGCAATCGCACGCGGACGCGGCGGCTCGGGCGAAGGGCGGCCTGGCCAGCACCAATGACGTGACGCGCGCGGAGGTCGAGGTGGCCACGGCGGAGGTGGCACTCATCAGCGCTCGCAACCTCGCGGAGACCAGCCGGTTGGAGCTGGGCTTTCTCCTGGTGGAGCCAGTGGAGGGAGGGCTCGCCGCGCCGCAGGGGTTGCTCGATGACGCGGCCCGTCCCTTGGACGCACACAATGCCCTCATTCCCGGGGCGGTGGAGCGCCGGCCGGACATCCTCGCGTCGCGGCTGCGCGTGGAGTCGCTCGAGGCCAATGCGCTCGAGCCGTTGGCCCGACTGCTACCGGCCCTCGGAGTGGCCGCCACGTACCGGCTCACCAACGAGAGTGGTCTGACGGGGCGCACGGGAGATGGCTTCCTGTCGGCGGACCTCACGTGGAACCTCTTCGATGGTGGCGAGCGTTACGCGGAGCGCCATGAGCGGGTGGCCCTCGCGCGAGCCGCTGCGCTGGAGCAGCAGGCGAGCACGCGCCGCGTGGACGTGGACATCCAGCGGGCCCGGGTGGCGTTGGAGAATGCCCAGGCGGCGCTGACGCAGAGTGAGCTGGCGACCCGTGCCGCGCGGCGGAACGCCGAAGAGCAAGGCATTCTCTATCGCCAGGGGTTGGCCACGGCGTTGACGGTGGCGGACGCCTCGTTGCAGCAGTTCGAGGCGGAGGTGGCCCTGGCGCGCAGCCGCTATGCGCTGGGCGTGGCCCTGCTGGGGCTGCGGGCGGCAGTCGGACTCGATCCTTTGGGGAAGGAACCGTGA
- a CDS encoding ATP-binding cassette domain-containing protein: MRVAFEQGRRVLDGMTAEISTRELTFIAGASGSGKSVLCRMAVGLLRPDAGSVELWGERVDTQPERELVRLRRRAPYLVQGPALLDWRTLRENVRLADPSAAEDAVESALEQVGLLEWADRLPPELGPGAKKRTAIARALVLKPRYLLLDEPTTGLDRRAASQVEEVLSSLKSRGLGGLVVTHDYRQLRGLADRVLVVAQGRCAYLGPPEGFLESSAPELRVLTAPFMEGATDG, from the coding sequence GTGCGCGTCGCGTTCGAGCAAGGCCGGCGCGTGCTCGACGGCATGACGGCGGAGATCTCCACGCGTGAGCTGACGTTCATCGCGGGAGCCAGTGGCTCGGGCAAGAGCGTGCTGTGTCGCATGGCCGTGGGACTGCTGCGTCCGGACGCTGGGAGCGTCGAGCTCTGGGGCGAGCGCGTCGACACCCAGCCCGAGCGAGAGTTGGTGCGCCTGCGGCGGCGCGCGCCCTATCTCGTACAAGGCCCCGCGCTGCTCGACTGGCGCACGCTGCGGGAGAACGTGCGGCTCGCGGACCCGAGCGCCGCCGAGGACGCCGTGGAGTCCGCGCTCGAACAGGTGGGGCTGCTGGAGTGGGCGGACCGACTGCCTCCCGAGCTGGGACCGGGCGCCAAGAAGCGCACCGCCATCGCGCGGGCCCTGGTGTTGAAGCCGCGCTACCTGCTCCTGGATGAGCCCACCACGGGGCTGGACCGGCGCGCGGCGTCGCAAGTGGAAGAGGTCCTCTCCTCCCTGAAGTCCCGAGGGCTGGGCGGGCTGGTGGTGACTCATGACTACCGCCAGCTCCGAGGACTCGCGGATCGCGTGCTGGTCGTGGCCCAGGGGCGCTGTGCCTACCTGGGTCCCCCTGAAGGTTTCCTGGAGTCCTCCGCGCCGGAGCTCCGAGTGCTGACGGCGCCGTTCATGGAGGGTGCGACGGATGGATGA
- a CDS encoding ABC transporter ATP-binding protein — MSCALPPGTQALLLGRSGAGKTTLLKSLAGLVTPSHGHITWDGQDAARLSSADRRTRQAAFGMVFQTDALFDSLTVRQNVLFPLVRRHVPTAEAEARADEVLRAVGLESAADTLPERLSGGMKKRAGIARALAAKPSVLLADDPFAGLDPGTARQVARVLLEVSQGGTLLVAAPEAPLDLPLPRWLYLRGGQLIHDGPPAPSLEEERDEVLA; from the coding sequence ATGAGCTGTGCACTCCCGCCCGGAACGCAGGCACTCCTGCTCGGGCGCTCCGGCGCGGGAAAGACGACCCTGCTGAAGTCCCTGGCGGGGCTCGTCACCCCCTCTCACGGACACATCACGTGGGATGGGCAGGACGCGGCGCGTCTCTCCTCCGCGGATCGCCGCACACGACAAGCCGCCTTCGGCATGGTGTTCCAGACGGACGCACTGTTCGACTCCCTCACCGTGCGACAGAACGTGCTGTTCCCCCTCGTTCGCCGTCACGTCCCCACCGCCGAGGCGGAGGCTCGCGCGGATGAGGTGCTTCGCGCCGTGGGCCTGGAGAGCGCCGCGGACACCCTTCCAGAACGACTCTCCGGAGGCATGAAGAAGCGCGCGGGCATCGCTCGAGCGCTCGCGGCGAAGCCCTCGGTGTTGCTCGCCGATGACCCCTTCGCGGGCCTCGACCCCGGAACCGCGCGACAAGTGGCGCGGGTGCTGCTGGAGGTCTCCCAGGGCGGCACACTCCTCGTCGCCGCCCCCGAGGCGCCGCTGGACCTTCCCCTCCCCCGCTGGCTCTACCTTCGCGGCGGACAGCTCATCCATGACGGCCCTCCCGCCCCCTCGCTGGAAGAGGAACGCGATGAGGTGCTCGCATGA
- a CDS encoding putative metal-binding motif-containing protein — translation MRLFHVSVLLLTAPLWGCKRETNSTEGVVRVFISYATFKPKCLTLIVEDTQNASNKRDTAVTVDPERLSDTRTGLILEQKGWSPNLRVTARAHERTCEGPVIALQSVEVLFPEKDNRDINLDLRAEDLDLDGYFANKGPHPGTDCDDTRDDVNPGAQETCDGTDNNCAMGESDVAGNTEYWVDADGDSYGDSSSPSARACGAPPGAALRGGDCNDRDAAIHPGQKELLCDGKDDNCNNVADDDPFDVGGTCQTEQLCVGRKACQGSTGSACVSSDVPVPYFVDDDGDGTAGHPVGDACAPPVAGATREETDCDEGTILASRMVNTESCDRLDNNCDRQVDEGLAGCAAVAWSPAPSPGLGSNRFDAITTYGKGRGWIAGDNNVVRIDNTTLFPVTNCDSGADWKSAWAASNGRVFLGSSNGQFGTVAPGSEGTGCTQQASGFIGGIYGLIGFEQPNQDIILYAATAQGRILRWRYIPGAANQETPTSVTQVSANLRAIHGVSPETMIAVGAETVSGQQRPIAFRAPASGSTAWVREELGVPDATGFLYGVRVLTPRLTYVAGEDGLLLEKVRDTWVRKPALTLPGGSQPTLRSMTAFGRTAIYAVTSEVNDIHFFNGTTWSSLTTAPQTLNALGGSGPGDVWAAGHSGTLLRWTPP, via the coding sequence ATGCGTTTATTCCATGTGAGTGTATTGCTGCTGACAGCTCCCCTCTGGGGCTGCAAGAGGGAGACCAATTCCACCGAAGGCGTCGTCCGGGTCTTCATCTCCTACGCGACGTTCAAGCCGAAGTGCCTGACGCTCATCGTGGAGGACACCCAGAACGCATCGAACAAGCGGGATACCGCAGTGACTGTGGATCCCGAGCGCCTGAGCGACACGCGCACCGGTCTCATCCTGGAGCAGAAGGGCTGGAGTCCGAACCTGCGTGTCACGGCCCGCGCGCACGAGCGCACGTGTGAGGGACCTGTCATCGCGCTCCAGTCCGTAGAGGTGCTCTTCCCCGAGAAGGACAACCGGGACATCAACCTGGACCTGCGCGCGGAGGACCTGGACCTCGACGGGTACTTCGCGAACAAGGGGCCCCATCCGGGAACGGACTGCGACGACACCCGGGATGACGTCAACCCCGGTGCCCAGGAGACTTGCGACGGCACCGACAACAACTGCGCCATGGGCGAGAGCGACGTCGCCGGCAACACCGAGTACTGGGTGGATGCGGATGGAGACTCCTACGGCGATTCGTCCAGCCCCTCTGCCCGCGCGTGTGGCGCACCTCCGGGTGCCGCGCTTCGCGGCGGAGACTGCAATGACAGGGACGCGGCCATCCACCCCGGACAGAAGGAGCTCCTCTGTGACGGCAAGGATGACAACTGCAACAACGTGGCGGATGATGATCCGTTCGACGTAGGCGGCACCTGCCAGACGGAGCAGCTCTGCGTGGGCCGCAAGGCTTGCCAGGGCAGCACGGGCTCCGCGTGCGTCAGCTCGGACGTCCCCGTGCCCTACTTCGTGGACGACGATGGAGATGGGACCGCCGGGCACCCGGTCGGGGACGCCTGCGCGCCGCCTGTCGCCGGTGCGACTCGCGAGGAGACTGACTGCGACGAGGGGACGATTCTGGCATCGAGGATGGTGAATACCGAGTCCTGCGACCGCCTGGATAACAACTGTGATCGACAGGTAGACGAAGGGCTCGCGGGATGTGCCGCGGTCGCGTGGAGTCCGGCGCCTTCGCCTGGACTTGGAAGCAACCGATTCGACGCGATCACCACCTACGGCAAAGGGCGTGGATGGATCGCCGGTGATAACAATGTGGTGCGCATCGACAACACCACGCTCTTCCCCGTCACGAATTGCGACAGTGGCGCCGATTGGAAATCGGCATGGGCTGCGAGCAACGGGCGCGTGTTCCTGGGCTCCAGCAATGGCCAGTTCGGAACCGTTGCTCCCGGCAGTGAAGGAACCGGTTGTACTCAGCAGGCGAGTGGCTTCATTGGAGGCATCTACGGGCTGATCGGCTTCGAGCAGCCCAATCAAGACATCATCCTGTATGCGGCCACCGCACAAGGGAGGATCCTGCGCTGGCGGTACATCCCGGGGGCGGCGAATCAAGAGACTCCGACCTCTGTCACCCAAGTGTCGGCGAATCTTCGAGCCATCCATGGCGTGAGCCCTGAGACGATGATCGCCGTGGGCGCAGAGACAGTGAGCGGTCAGCAGCGGCCCATCGCCTTTCGCGCTCCCGCGAGCGGCAGCACGGCCTGGGTCAGAGAAGAGCTGGGTGTCCCTGATGCCACCGGCTTCCTGTACGGGGTCCGGGTCCTGACGCCTCGGTTGACCTATGTGGCCGGTGAAGATGGCTTGCTGCTCGAGAAGGTTCGTGACACGTGGGTTCGCAAGCCGGCGCTGACGCTTCCTGGAGGAAGCCAGCCCACCCTCCGCTCCATGACTGCATTCGGGCGCACGGCCATCTACGCGGTGACCTCGGAAGTGAATGACATCCACTTCTTCAACGGCACCACCTGGTCCAGCCTCACCACGGCGCCGCAGACACTCAATGCCCTGGGAGGCTCAGGTCCCGGAGACGTCTGGGCCGCCGGCCATAGCGGCACACTTCTTCGCTGGACGCCTCCGTGA
- a CDS encoding MlaE family ABC transporter permease, translating to MNRVLSFFGAPVVLFARTTRAGAREGISWRECMVQLHELGGRSVWLVMSGMAFFGAVLVTIANSQARRFVGNVAVLGPAYFELLIRELGPVVSALLTASRAGAGHAAELSTMSVNEQVEALEMSAGDPYSDLVAPRVVAGLLGVPLLCTLGTVAATLSAVAVAGLAFGVDGRAFMDPRYVDGWDLLAAGLKAGACGLYIPLAAAVAGLRARGGAEAVGAATTEGVVTASLGCLLIDFAVSLAFQLLRL from the coding sequence ATGAACCGGGTGCTCTCGTTCTTCGGCGCCCCCGTCGTCCTCTTCGCGCGCACGACTCGCGCAGGGGCTCGCGAGGGCATCTCCTGGCGCGAGTGCATGGTTCAACTCCATGAGCTCGGCGGGCGCAGCGTGTGGCTCGTGATGTCGGGCATGGCGTTCTTCGGCGCGGTGCTCGTCACCATCGCCAACAGCCAGGCGCGCCGGTTCGTGGGCAATGTCGCGGTCCTCGGCCCCGCCTACTTCGAGCTGCTGATTCGAGAGCTCGGCCCCGTCGTCTCCGCGCTGCTCACCGCCTCCCGCGCCGGCGCGGGGCACGCCGCCGAGCTCTCCACCATGAGCGTGAATGAACAGGTGGAGGCGCTCGAGATGTCCGCGGGAGACCCGTACTCGGACCTCGTGGCACCACGCGTCGTCGCTGGACTGCTGGGCGTTCCGCTCCTGTGTACGCTCGGAACCGTGGCGGCGACGCTGTCCGCGGTGGCGGTCGCGGGGCTCGCGTTCGGCGTGGATGGACGGGCCTTCATGGACCCTCGCTATGTGGACGGCTGGGACTTGCTGGCGGCGGGGCTGAAAGCTGGAGCCTGTGGCCTCTACATTCCTCTCGCGGCGGCGGTGGCGGGCTTGAGAGCCCGCGGGGGCGCGGAGGCCGTCGGCGCGGCGACCACCGAAGGCGTGGTGACCGCGAGCCTGGGCTGTCTGTTGATTGACTTCGCTGTCTCCCTCGCGTTCCAACTCCTGCGCCTGTGA